The genomic region CATCGACATGGATGAAGCCACGTTCGTCGATCTCTACACCGCTGTCGGAAGCCAGCAGGTCGTTGGTCACCGGACGGCGGCCAACAGCCACGATCAGCTTGTCGAAGGTGATGGTCTGCTCGCCATCCTTGTCGGTGTAGGTCACCACGACTTCTTCGCCGTTGACCTTGGAGCCAGTCACGCGAGCGCCGAGCTTGATGTCCAGACCTTGCTTGGTCAGGGTTTTCAGCGCTTCTTTGGACACGGCGGTGTCGGCAGCCAGCAGGAACGTGTCCAGGGCTTCCAGCACGGTGACCTTGGAACCCAGGCGGGACCAGACCGAACCCAGCTCCAGGCCGATCACGCCGGCGCCGATCACGCCCAGGCGCGCAGGCACGGCTTGGAATTCCAGGGCGCCGGTCGAATCAACGATTACGTTTTGGTCAACCGGAGCCGGTGGAATGTCGATTGGGCGCGAGCCTGGGGCCAGGATCACGTTTTCGGCTTCGATGACTTCAACCGAACCGTCCGGCTTGGTGACTTCGACTTTCTTGCCGGCCAGCAGCTTGCCGTGGCCTTGGATGGACGTCACGCCGTTGGCCTTGAACAAGGTGGCAACGCCGGAAGTCAGGCCCTTGACGATGTTGGCTTTGCGACCAACCATGGCAGGAACGTCCATGCGCAGGGTCTCACGGCTGATCCCTTGGATACCGTGAATGGCCAGGCCGTCTTGGGCTTCGTGGAATTTCCAGGAGCTGTCCAGCAGCGCCTTGGAAGGAATGCAGCCAACGTTCAGGCAGGTACCGCCCAGCGCCAGCTTACCTTCCTTGTCGGTGTATTTTTCGATGCAGGCAGTCGAGAGGCCCAGTTGCGCGGCCTTGATGGCGGCAACATAGCCGCCAGGGCCTGCACCAATCACTACAACGTCAAATTTCTGTGTCATGAGAATAGATCCTCTATTTGCGACAAGCTTTTAGCCACAAGCCGCAAGCCAAGCTGCTTTTTCCTACAGCTTGTAGCTCGCAACTTGCGGCTGCTTCTATCAGATGTCCAGGAGCAGGCGAGCCGGGTCTTCCAGCAGGTTCTTGATGGTCACCAGGAACGTCACGGCTTCTTTACCGTCGATCAGGCGGTGATCGTAAGACAGTGCCAGGTACATCATTGGGCGGATCACGACCTGGCCATTGATGGCCATCGGACGCTGGATAATGTTGTGCATGCCCAGGATCGCGGCTTGCGGTGGGTTGACGATCGGCGTCGACATCATCGAACCGAAGGTACCACCGTTGGTGATGGTGAAGGTACCACCGGTCATCTCGTCGATGGTCAGCTTGCCGTCACGGGCTTTCTTGCCGAAGCCGGCGATGCCGCCTTCGATTTCAGCCAGGCTCATCAGCTCGGCGTTACGCAGTACCGGAACCACCAGGCCACGGTCGCTGGACACGGCAACGCCGATGTCTGCATAGCCGTGGTAGACGATGTCGCTGCCGTCGATGGAGGCGTTGACTGCCGGGAAGCGCTTCAGCGCTTCGGTGGCCGCTTTGACGAAGAACGACATGAAGCCCAGGCGCACGCCGTTGTGAGACTTCTCGAACAGATCCTTGTACTTCGAACGCAGGGCCATGACTTCGGTCATGTCGACTTCGTTGAAAGTGGTCAGCATCGCCATGTTCGACTGGGCTTCAACCAGACGCTTGGCGACGGTGGCACGTACACGGGTCATCGGTACACGCTTCTCGGTGCGGTCGCCGGCAGCGAACACAGGAGCAGCGGCAGCCGGAGCAGCAGCCTTGGCAGGTGCGGCAGCCGGGGCGTTTTTCTTGGCTTCAACGGCAGCAACCACATCTTCCTTGGTCACGCGGCCGTCTTTGCCGGTGCCCTTGATGGAAGCCAGGTTGATGCCGTTTTCATCAGCCAGTTGACGTGCAGCCGGTGCAGCGATTGGATCTTCGCCACCGGTAGCCGGTGCGGCGGCAGGCGCCGAAGCGGCAGGCGCAGCAGCCGGAGCAGCAGCGGCCGGCGCGGCGGCAGCGCCGCCCTCTTCGATCGAGCCCAGCAGTTGGTTGGACAGTACGGTGTCGCCCTCATTGGCACCATCAGCGATTGCGCCCAGCACGCCGTCAGCTTCAGCCAACACTTCGAGTACGACTTTGTCAGTCTCGATGTCAACGATCAGCTCGTCACGCTTGACGGCGTCGCCTGGTTTCTTGTGCCAGGTGGCAACGGTGCCATCGGCAACCGATTCCGGGAATGACGGGGCTTTGATTTCGATAGCCATTATCTGTAGGTCCTTAAAATTCGGTTTCAGTCAGCGCGAAGGCGTTAAACAGTGAAAGCATCTTGCAGCAGTTTTTCCTGCTGCTCGGCGTGCATCGACGCATAACCACAGGCAGGTGCAGCAGACGCATCACGACCGGCGTACTCCAGGCCCAAGGCCTTGTTGTGGTTGCCGATGCTGCGACGCAGATGATGCTGGCTGCTGTACCAGGCGCCCTGGTTCATCGGTTCTTCCTGACACCACACTACGTTCGTGAGGTTGGTGTAAGGCGCGATGATCTCCATGAGGTCATCTTCCGGGAACGGATAAAGCTGCTCGATACGCACGATAGCAATGTCTTCGCGGCCTTCGGCACGGCGTTTTTCCAGCAGATCGTAGTAGACCTTGCCGCTGCACAGGATCAGGCGAGTGACCTTGGCGGCGTCCAGTGTGTCGATCTCTGGAATCACGGTCTGGAACGAACCTTCGGCCAGGTCTTCCAGGGTCGAGACGGCCAGTTTGTGGCGCAACAGCGATTTCGGCGTGAGTACGACCAGCGGCTTGCGCAGCGGGCGGATCACCTGGCGACGCAGCAAATGGTAGATCTGCGCCGGGGTGGTCGGCACACACACCTGGATGTTGTGCTCGGCACACAGCTGCAGGTAACGCTCCAGACGTGCCGAAGAGTGCTCCGGCCCCTGACCTTCATAACCGTGTGGCAGCAGCATGGTCAGACCGCACAGGCGGCCCCACTTGTGCTCGCCGCTGGTGATGAACTGGTCGATCACCACCTGGGCACCGTTGGCGAAGTCGCCGAACTGGGCTTCCCAGATCACCAACGCGTTCGGCGTGGTGGTCGAGTAGCCGTATTCGAACGCCAGTACGGCTTCTTCGGACAGGAACGAATCGTACAGGTCGAAACGTGGCTGGCCTTCGTACAGGTGTTGCAACGGAATGTAGGTGGAAGCGTCTTTCTGGTTGTGCAGAACGGCGTGACGGTGCGAGAACGTACCACGGCCGATGTCCTGGCCGGTCATGCGGATCGGGTGACCTTCGAACGCCAGGGTCGCGTACGCCATGGTTTCAGCGTAACCCCAGTTGATCGGCAGGCCGCCGGCTTGCATCTTCTGACGATCTTCGTAGATCTTCGCCACCTGGCGCTGAACGACGAAACCTTCGGGAATTTCCAGCAGCTTGGCAGACAGCTCCTGCAAGGTCTTCAGGTCGAAGGACGTATCGTGACGCGCAGTCCAGGTGTGGCCCAGGTACGGACGCCAGTCAACGAACAGCTCTTTGTTTGGCTCCTTGACCAGGCTTTTTACTACATGCAGGCCATTGTCCAGGGCGTTGCGGTATTCGTCGACTTTCGCCTGGACACGCTCATCATCTACCACGCCGGCCTTGGTCAGGCTTTCGGCGTACAGCTCACGAGTGGTGCGCTGCTTGGTGATCTGCTGATACATCAATGGCTGAGTGCCGCTTGGCTCGTCCGCTTCGTTGTGACCGCGGCGGCGGTAGCAAACCAGGTCGATCACCACATCACGCTTGAACTGCATGCGGTAGTCGACAGCCAGTTGGGTCACGAACAGCACGGCTTCCGGGTCATCCCCATTCACGTGCAGGATCGGCGCCTGGATCATCTTGGCAACGTCGGTGGCGTACTCAGTGGAGCGCGCATCCAGCGGGTTGCTGATGGTAAAGCCGACCTGGTTGTTAATGACGATGTGAACGGTACCACCGGTCTTGAAGCCGCGAGTCTGCGACATCTGGAACGTTTCCAGGACCACGCCTTGACCGGCGAATGCCGCGTCACCGTGGATGGAAATCGGCAGGACCTTCTCACCGGTGGCGTCGTTACGACGATCCTGGCGAGCACGTACCGAACCCTCGACCACTGGCGAAACGATTTCCAGGTGGGATGGGTTGAACGCCATGGCCAGGTGAACTTCACCGCCGGTGGTCATCACGTTGGACGAGAAGCCCTGGTGGTACTTAACGTCACCGGAACCCAGCTCGACCTTCTTCTTGCCTTCGAACTCGTCGAACAGCTCACGCGGGTTCTTGCCGAAGGTGTTGACCAACACGTTCAGGCGACCACGGTGAGCCATGCCGATCACGACTTCCTTGGTGCCGTAGGAACCGGAACGCTGGATCAGTTCGTCGAGCATCGGAATCAGGCTCTCGCCGCCTTCCAGGCCGAAACGCTTGGTGCCTGGGTATTTGGTGCCCAGGTATTTCTCCAGGCCTTCGGCTGCGGTCACGCGCTCCAGCAAGTGGCTGCGCACATCGGCGGACAATACCGGACGGCCACGCACGCCTTCCAGGCGGTGCTGGAACCAGTGGCGCTGCTCGGAATCGGTGATGTGCGTAAATTCAGCGCCAATGGTGCGGCAATATGTCTGCTGCAACGCTTCGTGAATTTCGCGTAGGCTCGCTTCCTCTTTGCCGATGAACAGGTCGCCGGCACGGAAGGTCGTATCAAGATCGGCATTGGTCAAGCCGTAATGATTGATCGACAGGTCTGCAGGTGCAGGACGCTGCCACAGCCCCAGCGGGTCAAGCTGGGCTGCCTGGTGGCCACGCATACGGTAGGCCTGGATCAGTCGCAGTACTTCAACTTGCTTCTTCTCATGCTCGCTGCTCACGCTGCCGGCGGAAACCGGCTGGGCGCGGCGCTGGTTCTTTGCCAGCAGCACGAACTGATCGCGAATTGTTGCGTGCGATACATCGGTGGCAGCGTTGCCGTCTGAAGACAACGTCTGAAATTTGGTGCGCCATTCTTCTGGCACAGCGTTAGGGTCGTGCAGGTAGAGCTCATAAAGCTCTTCCACATAGGCAGCGTTACCACCTGAAAGATAGCCGCTGTTCCACATGCGCTGCATCACGCTTTCTTGCATGCTTGGTCACCCTCGATTTGGGGACACCACCGGCGAAAACACCGAGTCTGCTTGCAAAAGGCCAAGTGCAGCGACCAAAACAAGCCACCTAGGATCACGCTGATAGTTCGGGTACCAACCCGAATGCCCCTGCTTGTCTCATTTCTTCAAAATAAGAGCCGCGGCTTTGTAAGTCGCTGCTCAAGTTAAAACTACGGCGCCGGTTGAAGCCTGCGCCGCAGCATTTACGGGCACAACGGTCCTGCTATTACTACAACGTCAGTTACACACCGCTCTGCAGCAGCATGTTACGGATGTGACCAATAGCCTTAGTCGGGTTCAGGCCCTTGGGACATACGTTGACGCAGTTCATGATCCCGCGGCAGCGGAATACGCTGAACGGGTCATCCAGCGAAGCCAGGCGCTCGGACGTCTTGGTATCACGGCTGTCTGCCAGGAAGCGGTACGCTTGCAGCAGGGCAGCAGGGCCCAGGAACTTGTCCGGGTTCCACCAGAAGGATGGGCACGAAGTCGAGCAGCAAGCGCACAGGATGCACTCGTACAGGCCATCGAGCTTTTCACGCTCTTCCGGGGACTGCAGACGCTCGATGGCCGGAGCCGGCGTGTCGTTCTGCAGGAACGGCTTAACTTTCTCGTATTGCTTGTAGAAGATGCTCATATCGACGACCAGGTCACGGATAACCGGCAAACCTGGCAGAGGACGAACGATCAGCTTGTTACCTTTGACAACAGCGGACAGCGGCGTGATGCACGCCAGACCGTTCTTGCCATTGATGTTCATGCCGTCGGAGCCGCAGACACCTTCACGGCAAGAGCGACGATAGGAGAAACCCTCGTCCTGCTCCTTGATCAGGGCCAGCACGTCCAGCACCATCAGGTCTTTACCACCGGTATCGACCGAGAATTCCTGCATGAACGGCGCGGCGTCCTGATCAGGGTTGTAGCGATAAACACTGACTTTCAACATGGCAGCCACCCTTAGTAAGTCCGAATCTTCGGTTCAAACGTCGGAACCGTCTTCGGCGAGAAGTTCACGGCACGCTTGGTCACGCGCTTGTCACCCGGGAAGTACAGGGTGTGGCACAACCAGTTTTCGTCATCGCGATCTTCAAAGTCTTCACGGGCGTGAGCACCACGGGATTCTTTACGAACCTCGGCGGCGATCGCCGTCGCTTCAGCCACTTCCAGCAGGTTTTGCAGCTCAAGGGCTTCGATACGAGCGGTATTGAACGCCTGGCTCTTATCGTTGATCTTGACGTTGGCGATACGCTTGCGCAGATCGGCCAGCTGGGCAATGCCCTTCTGCATGTATTCGCCGGTACGGAACACACCGAAGTAGTTCTGCATGCAGTTTTGCAGTTCGCGACGCAGGGTTGCCACGTCTTCGCCATCAGTGCGCTCGTTCAGAGCGTTCAGGCGCGCCAGGGCAGCTTCGATGTTGGCGTCGGTGGCGTCATCGTATTCGATGCCGTCGGTCAGCGCTTTTTCCAGGTGCAGGCCGGCAGCGCGGCCGAATACCACCAGGTCGAGCAGCGAGTTGCCGCCCAGGCGGTTGGCACCGTGAACCGATACGCAGGCCACTTCGCCTACCGCGAACAGACCATGAATGATCTCGTCCTGGCCATCGGCGTTTTGGGTGATCGCCTGGCCATGAATGTTGGTCGGCACGCCGCCCATCATGTAGTGGCAAGTCGGAACAACCGGCACCGGAGCAACCACAGGGTCAACGTGGGCAAAGGTCTTGGACAGCTCGCAGATACCTGGCAGGCGGCTGTGCAGCACTTCCTCACCGAGATGGTCGAGTTTGAGCAGTACGTGGTCGCCATTCGGGCCACAGCCGTTGCCGGCGATGATTTCCTTGACCATCGAACGCGCTACTACGTCACGACCAGCAAGGTCTTTGGCGTTCGGGGCATAACGCTCCATGAAACGCTCGCCATGCTTGTTGATCAGGTAGCCACCTTCACCACGGCAACCTTCGGTCACCAGTACACCGGCGCCGGCGATGCCGGTCGGGTGGAACTGCCACATTTCGATGTCTTGTACCGGTACACCGGCACGCAGTGCCATGCCGACGCCGTCACCGGTGTTGATCAGGGCATTGGTGGTCGAAGCGTAGATACGACCTGCACCGCCGGTCGCCAGAACGGTAGCCTTGGCGCGGATGTAGGTGGTTTCACCGGTTTCGATGCAGATTGCGATCACACCGACGAACTCGCCTTGTGCGTTCTTGACCAGGTCAACCGCGTAGTACTCGTTCAGGAACGTGGTACCGGCTTTCAGGTTGCCCTGGTAAAGCGTGTGCAGCAGCGCGTGACCGGTACGGTCGGACGCGGCGCAGGTACGGGCAGCCTGGCCACCTTTACCGTAGTCCTTCGACTGACCGCCGAATGGACGCTGGTAGATACGACCTTGCTCGGTACGGGAGAACGGCAGGCCCATATGGTCCAGCTCGAACACCGCGGCCGGGCCTTCCTGACACATGTATTCGATAGCGTCCTGGTCACCGATGTAGTCGGAACCCTTGACGGTATCGTACATGTGCCAGCGCCAGTCATCGTTCGGGTCGGCGGACGCGATGGCGCAGGTGATGCCGCCCTGGGCCGATACGGTGTGGGAGCGCGTCGGGAACACCTTGGTGATCACGGCAGTCTTGTGACCACCCTGGGCCAGCTGCAGCGCAGCGCGCATGCCAGCACCGCCGCCACCAATGATGATGGCGTCGAATGAAATAGTTGGAATGTTAGCCATGAATCAGATACCCCAAAGAATCTGCACACCCCAGACGAAGTAAGCGAACATCGCGACGCCGCATACTGCCTGGAAGAGGAAACGTACTGCAGTCGCGGACTTGCCCAGCGCCATCGGCGTCAGGTAGTCAGTCGCGATGGTCCACATGCCAACCCAGGCGTGAGCGCCCAGGGCTACAAGTGCCAGCAGACTGAAGATTCGCATCGCATTATGGGAGAACAGGCCATGCCATTGCTCATAGCCAATGCCCGGGTTTGCGACGAGGTATCCGATCAGGAAAATGAAATAAGCCGCGAGAACGACCGCAGACACACGCTGTGCCATCCAGTCATAGAGGCCCGAACGCGACAGATTCGTAACGCTGGTTACCATATCCAAACTCCTGCCAGAACGATCAGCACCACGGAAATGGCGATGATGATTTTCGAGCCCAGGCGGCCGCCTTCCAGCGTCTCACCGATGCCCATGTCCATGATCAAGTGGCGCACACCGGCTACCAGGTGATAAAGGAGAGAGGACAAGAGGCCCCATGCTACGAACTTGGCCAGCGGGCTGGTCAAGCATGCCTTCACCTCGGCGTATCCTTCCTCGGAACCCAGGGATTTGCTCAATGCATAAAGCATGATGCCCAAGCCCAGGAACAGGATGATGCCGGAAACACGGTGCAGGAACGACGTAACGCCGGTGATGGGGAGTTTGATGGTCCTTAGGTCTAGGTTTACAGGTCGTTGGCTATTCACGGCTTTTTTTCACACTGAAGAGCCCCTAACAATCAGGGCAAAGTTGTTGGGGAGTGCGACTGGTCAGGTAAGCACCACCCAGGGAGTGCGACCCCCAATGAAAGCAAGCCCAAAAGCCCTTGGCGGTCGGTGGCCGAGTATAGACAGTTAGGTTACTAATGACAACGCGCACACCTCACCCTAATAGCTGATTGCGCTGACGGGATAAAAGGCGTAAATGGCAGTCATTTTCGACGAAAAAGTACGGTTAAAGCCTTCTGGCGCAAGACTTTAGGCAAATTGACATCTGGATTTATATCAATATAGTGGTGCGGGCCCTGCGTGGGGGGTCTGTCTGATGATTTGAAGCATAAATAGGAGGCCACATGGCTGACAAAAAAGCGCAGTTGATCATCGAGGGCGCAGCCCCCGTCGAGCTGCCCATTTTAACCGGCACCGTTGGTCCCGATGTTATCGACGTACGGGGCTTGACGGCCACGGGCCGTTTTACTTTCGACCCAGGCTTCATGTCGACCGCGTCCTGCGAGTCGAAGATCACCTATATCGATGGTGACAATGGCATTCTGCTTCATCGCGGTTACCCGATCGAGCAACTGGCTGAACAATCGGACTACCTGGAAACCTGCTACCTGCTGCTAAATGGTGAATTGCCAACAGCCGAGCAGAAAGCCCAGTTCGTCAGCACTGTGAAGAACCACACCATGGTTCACGAGCAGTTGAAGACCTTCTTCAATGGCTTTCGTCGCGACGCCCACCCGATGGCCGTCATGTGCGGTGTGGTCGGCGCCCTGTCGGCCTTCTATCACGACTCCCTGGACATCAATAACCCGCAGCATCGCGAAATTTCCGCGATCCGCCTGGTTGCCAAGATGCCGACCCTGGCCGCCATGGTCTACAAGTACTCCATGGGCCAGCCTATGATGTACCCGCGCAACGACCTGACGTACGCGGAAAACTTCCTGCACATGATGTTCAACACCCCGTGCGAGATCAAACCGATCAGCCCTGTGCTGGCCAAGGCCATGGACCGGATCTTCATCCTCCATGCCGACCACGAGCAAAACGCCTCCACCTCCACCGTACGCCTGGCCGGCTCTTCGGGTGCCAACCCGTTCGCCTGTATCGCCGCCGGCATCGCCGCACTGTGGGGCCCTGCCCACGGCGGTGCGAACGAAGCCGTATTGACCATGCTCGATGAAATCGGCGATGTGTCGAACATCGACAAGTTCATCGCCAAGGCCAAGGACAAGAACGATCCGTTCAAGCTGATGGGCTTCGGTCACCGGGTCTACAAGAACCGCGACCCACGTGCCACCGTGATGAAGCAGACCTGCGACGAAGTGTTGAAGGAACTGGGCATCAAGAACGATCCGCAACTCGAACTGGCCATGCGCCTGGAAGAGATCGCCCTGACCGACCCGTACTTCATCGAACGCTCGCTGTACCCGAACGTCGACTTCTACTCGGGGATCATCCTCAAGGCGATCGGCATTCCAACCAGCATGTTCACCGTGATCTTCGCCCTGGCGCGGACCGTGGGCTGGATCTCCCACTGGAAGGAAATGCTCTCCAGTCCGTACAAGATTGGCCGCCCGCGCCAGTTGTACACCGGCTACGAGTCGCGTGACATTACCAAGCTGGAAGATCGCAAGTAAGCATTCAAACGCTTAGCTGCACTGAAAACGGCCTCCCTTGTGGAGGCCGTTTTTGTTTGTGTTGCCTGACCTGCCGCCATCGGGAGCAAGCCCCCTCTTATCAAACTTCAAGTGAGCTACTGATTTTAAATAGTTAAAATTTAGTCTTAACGCCGGATATTTCGGAGGCGACCCAGGTTGCTGCGCGACGGCGCCACGTCGACGATGTGACCGGGTTGTTGGATTGTTGGGGCGAGTACATATCCGTTGCTTAGGTAACGGCTACTATAGGTTCCGCCCTTATGTATGGACTCGCCTCCACTGTCTACCCGCTTTTCAACACTGCTACCCGGTTGCATCTATGTATAAGGCCTATTCGAGGAAGCCCATCTTTGGCTTCTGGCCAACATTGGTTGAGCTCGCGGTATGCCGATTACGTTCAGGCCTCGAAGGCCGGTAAGGGCGCAGGCATCGATCCGCGACGGTCTGACCTGGGGTCAATGTTTTCTAGCAGGGGCTGGAGCGCTTTACGCCCCGGTGGCAGAACTCTGGTGATCTGTAACTTGTCGCAGCCGGCCGGCCTTAGGCTGGTTGGCTGTGATAAGTCTGGTCATTCTGTAGCAGCACCCAGATGATTCGTAGGTTGCGATTCGCCAGTCGTACCGCCGCTTCCTTACGTCCTAGCCGACTCAGCCAACGTTGCAAGCGACGATCGTCGGGCTGCTCAGAATCAGGACGTAGGTGCCTCAATACGGCGTGAGCACCCTGAACCATCAGGCTGCGTATGTAACCATCGCCTCGTTTGCTCATCTTGCCCAGGCGAACCTTCTGCCCACTGCTGTTCTGATCGGGCACCATGCCAAAGTAGGCGGCGAACTGGCGTGCATCGGCGAAACGTTCGGGTTCGGTCTGCTTGGCTAGCATCGCTGTGGCGATGATCGGACCGACACCGCGTACCGTCATTAACCGTCTGGCGGTTTGATCCTGGTTCGCAGCGATCTCCAGGCGACCGGTCAATACGTTGATCCGCTCGCCTAACTGGCGCCATTCGCCCAGCAACTCGTCGATGAGTTCGCGCAATATGTCTGGCAGTGGTTGGGTGGCATCCTCCAGTATGCGAGGTAGGGTTTGACTGATAGCAACATCGCCTTGTGCCAAGGCAACACCGTGTTCCATCAATAGACCGCGCATCTGGTTACTCGTAGCTGTACGCCGACGCACATAACCCTGCCGGGCACGGTGCAATGCCTGCATGGCCAGTGCTGCAGCACTTTTGATGGGCACCGCTGTGATTTTGGTGTCCCGTCCCGCCCGTAAAATGGCCAGCGCATCGTTACGATCATTTTTTGCGCCGCTGCGGTGGTCGGCCACCAGCTGCGCGGGAAGAACTCGCGCCAGATTACCCTGCGCCTGCAGCTGTCGTGCCCATGCTTGAGCGCCGGGGCCAGTTTCCATCAGTACAACGATGTTTGCCG from Pseudomonas synxantha harbors:
- a CDS encoding IS110 family transposase codes for the protein MSTCTTVAVDLAKQVFQVVGEDALGQVLYEERIKSRESFHAFLRKLPANIVVLMETGPGAQAWARQLQAQGNLARVLPAQLVADHRSGAKNDRNDALAILRAGRDTKITAVPIKSAAALAMQALHRARQGYVRRRTATSNQMRGLLMEHGVALAQGDVAISQTLPRILEDATQPLPDILRELIDELLGEWRQLGERINVLTGRLEIAANQDQTARRLMTVRGVGPIIATAMLAKQTEPERFADARQFAAYFGMVPDQNSSGQKVRLGKMSKRGDGYIRSLMVQGAHAVLRHLRPDSEQPDDRRLQRWLSRLGRKEAAVRLANRNLRIIWVLLQNDQTYHSQPA